The proteins below are encoded in one region of Phaseolus vulgaris cultivar G19833 chromosome 1, P. vulgaris v2.0, whole genome shotgun sequence:
- the LOC137815096 gene encoding uncharacterized protein, producing the protein MANVDELLSSLISDIHSYTDKDPLLPWLRAIRKIKDTLPPKILKEKLPAFLQKCAHTFELDRRYRNDMRYIRVWLHLMDFSSDPKTLLSTMEVNRIGTKRSEFYQAYALYYEKIKKYDEAERMYHLGVKNLAEPQDKLQKSYEQFLQRMEQRKNKRAQHQEPKAARRPLSSKSSLDNKIEGSKSNGACCIEGVQKGPEIQNYEAKGVANDRHLKTKKDECKNFRGDDTVVVKFVDTAMVGKSEAEDACHHGLVDPTINMKEAMNAINSMFREPLETRPLGRKSHKNHSKEIRSTKNEFEVFVDENLDHEIKSSGSLSLQKRTEASQPHQEPLQIYIDDEEHSETSNANLSEGGSASSASQSNDFVFLRPKDITSEKCDTDAESSRNSKFREDTVVCKFVGSTILGEPDVENVCHHGLVEPTINLKEAMDDINNMFGKPIDFVRKRRTTKQEKAPQSKRGNDFGGFSILADDDHLEQKVPLPPPKLPGKSKESDLFEPTLLTKEAMDDINEMFNMPLNF; encoded by the exons CCATTCGTACACCGACAAAGACCCTCTTCTCCCATGGCTTCG CGCGATCCGAAAGATAAAGGATACTCTTCCTCCCAAAATCCTGAAGGAAAAACTACCCGCGTTCTTGCAGAAATGCGCTCACACCTTCGAGCTCGATCGACGTTACAGAAACGACATGCGCTATATTCGAGTGTGGCTCCATCTG ATGGATTTTTCGAGTGATCCAAAAACACTTTTGAGTACCATGGAGGTTAATCGCATTGGAACAAAACGTTCTGAATTCTACCAAGCCTATGCTCTTTACTACGAAAAGATCAAGAAGTACGATGAAGCAGAGAGAATGTACCATCTGGGAGTGAAGAA CCTTGCAGAGCCTCAAGATAAATTGCAGAAATCATATGAACAATTTCTTCAACGCATGGAGCAGCGAAAAAATAAGAGAGCCCAG CATCAGGAACCAAAAGCTGCCAGGAGGCCTCTATCTTCAAAGAGTTCTCTTGACAACAAGATAGAGGGAAGCAAAAGCAATGGAGCATGTTGCATTGAGGGTGTGCAAAAGGGGCCCGAAATTCAGAATTATGAAGCTAAAGGTGTAGCTAATGATAGACACTTAAAGACTAAGAAGGATGAGTGCAAGAACTTTCGTGGTGATGATACAGTTGTAGTCAAATTTGTTGACACTGCCATGGTTGGAAAGTCTGAAGCAGAAGATGCATGCCAtcatggattggtggatcctaCAATAAATATGAAGGAGGCCATGAATGCCATCAACAGCATGTTCCGGGAGCCATTGGAGACTAGACCATTAGGAAGGAAGTCACATAAAAACCATTCAAAAGAAATTCGTAGTACAAAGAACGAGTTTGAGGTTTTTGTTGATGAAAACTTGGATCATGAAATCAAGTCATCCGGTTCCCTCTCACTTCAGAAAAGGACTGAAGCCAGCCAACCTCACCAAGAACCGCTCCAGATATACATTGATGATGAAGAACATTCCGAGACCAGTAATGCGAATTTGTCTGAAGGTGGTTCTGCTTCATCGGCTTCACAATCGAATGACTTTGTTTTTCTCCGCCCCAAGGATATCACTTCTGAAAAATGTGACACGGATGCTGAAAGCTCTCGTAATTCAAAATTCAGAGAGGATACAGTTGTTTGCAAATTTGTTGGTTCCACCATTTTGGGTGAACCAGATGTGGAAAATGTTTGCCACCACGGTTTAGTAGAGCCCACCATCAACTTGAAGGAAGCTATGGATGATATAAATAACATGTTTGGGAAGCCAATAGATTTTGTTAGGAAAAGAAGAACCACCAAGCAGGAGAAAGCACCTCAGAGCAAAAGGGGAAATGACTTTGGTGGCTTTTCAATCCTTGCTGACGATGACCACCTGGAACAGAAAGTTCCACTACCACCACCAAAATTGCCAGGAAAGTCCAAGGAATCTGATTTGTTTGAGCCAACTCTCCTCACAAAGGAAGCCATGGACGATATAAACGAAATGTTTAACATGCCCCTGAATTTTTAG
- the LOC137815097 gene encoding non-classical arabinogalactan protein 31 — MAGRHFSTLSLLLLLVAFSYTQATPDVPKTTEKKIEVVVVEATVYCQSCDHFGTWSMIGAKPISSAKVSVTCKSYNGHVSYYKVFETDKNGYLYAPLEGFKMQHYVLDHPLHSCYVKPVWSPLESCSLLSNVNYGLNGAPLRYENKRLHGSKYEAVIYAAGPLAFRPSECSQTHY; from the coding sequence ATGGCTGGCAGGCATTTCAGTACCCTTTCTCTGTTACTTCTTCTGGTGGCTTTCTCTTACACACAAGCCACTCCAGATGTTCCAAAAACAACAGAGAAGAAAATAGAAGTGGTGGTGGTGGAAGCTACGGTCTATTGTCAGAGCTGTGATCACTTTGGAACATGGTCTATGATTGGTGCTAAGCCCATTTCTTCAGCCAAAGTAAGTGTTACCTGCAAAAGCTACAATGGTCATGTGAGCTACTATAAGGTCTTTGAGACAGACAAAAACGGTTACCTTTATGCACCACTCGAAGGGTTCAAGATGCAGCATTATGTACTTGATCACCCCCTCCACTCTTGCTACGTGAAGCCTGTTTGGTCTCCTCTTGAAAGTTGCAGCCTTCTCTCCAATGTCAATTATGGTCTGAATGGGGCACCACTTCGTTATGAGAACAAGAGATTGCATGGAAGCAAGTACGAGGCTGTCATTTATGCTGCTGGTCCATTGGCTTTCCGTCCCTCTGAATGCTCACAGACTCACTACTAG
- the LOC137815098 gene encoding probable inactive receptor-like protein kinase At3g56050: MNNKNWKSSCFRDPVFLLALCLLFQNFSCCCSLNEEGKALLKFKQGIVRDPFGVLSNWVNDEVAVNHCNWFGVECSAGRVVVLNLKDLCLEGNLVPELANLVHITSIILRNNSFYGIIPEGIAHLNELEVLDLGYNNFSGHLPKDLGNNISLTILLLDNNDHLCGFSPEINKLKMISEYQVDERRLSMAGKVPACTRRFIKRHIDKNKKGSRRLLQFLPRGRVSPFDRTATLPDSPAPSPSAPSLAPATPPVEKPASADRNDSASTSPSPLPEPSSGPPSKSNSSNNNLVRILAGVIGGFAFVVISIIGIYLWKTNKVATVKPWATGLSGQLQKAFVTGVPKLKRSELEAACEDFSNVIGTSSLGTVYKGTLSSGVEIAVASVAVTESKDWSKTLEAQFRKKIDTLSKVNHKNFVNLLGHCEEDEPFTRMVVFEYAPNGTLFEHLHIKEAEHLDWETRLRVAMGMAYCLQHVHQLEPPLVLGNLNSSAVQLTDDCAAKVSDFSFLTEIASAVIKSSARQHPDMTPASNIYSFGVILFEMVTGRLPYSVDNDGSLDDWASQYLHGDQPLKEMVDPTLASFQEEQLQQVDTLIKSCVHPDQKQRPTVKEVCARLREITKITPEAAVPKLSPLWWAELEIASVNGN, translated from the exons ATGAACAACAAAAACTGGAAATCCAGCTGCTTCAGGGATCCTGTGTTCCTTCTGGCGTTGTGTTTGTTGTTTCAGAACTTTAGTTGCTGTTGCTCTTTGAATGAAGAAG GTAAAGCTCTTCTGAAGTTCAAGCAGGGAATAGTTAGAGACCCTTTTGGTGTTTTGTCAAATTGGGTTAACGATGAAGTAGCAGTTAACCATTGTAATTGGTTTGGTGTTGAGTGCTCTGCTGGAAGGGTGGTAGTCTT GAATTTGAAAGACCTTTGTCTTGAAGGAAATCTGGTACCTGAGCTCGCAAACCTTGTTCACATAACGTCCAT AATTTTGCGGAACAATTCTTTTTATGGAATCATCCCTGAAGGGATTGCACACTTGAATGAATTGGAGGTTTTGGATTTGGGCTACAACAACTTCAGTGGACATCTACCTAAAGATCTTGGGAATAATATTTCTCTAACAATTCT TTTGTTGGACAACAATGATCATCTCTGTGGTTTCTCTCCTGAAATTAATAAATTGAAGATGATTTCTGAATATCAAGTAGATGAAAGACGACTAAGTATGGCAGGAAAAGTGCCAGCTTGTACAAGAAGATTCATCAAACG GCACATTGACAAAAATAAGAAAGGTTCAAGGAGGCTACTGCAATTTCTTCCTCGTGGTAGAGTAAGTCCTTTTGACCGTACTGCTACTTTGCCTGATAGTCCTGCTCCATCACCTTCAGCACCCTCACTGGCCCCAGCAACACCACCGGTTGAGAAGCCAGCTTCCGCTGACCGAAATGATTCTGCTTCTACTTCTCCTTCTCCTCTGCCTGAACCAAGCTCTGGACCACCATCTAAAAGTaactcatcaaacaacaatctTGTTCGTATTTTGGCTGGAGTTATAGGTGGCTTTGCATTTGTTGTCATTTCAATCATTGGCATATATCTCTGGAAAACAAACAAGGTGGCTACTGTAAAACCTTGGGCCACAGGATTAAGTGGACAGCTTCAGAAGGCATTCGTAACGG GTGTGCCAAAGCTGAAGAGATCAGAGCTTGAAGCAGCATGTGAAGATTTTAGTAATGTAATTGGCACTTCATCCCTTGGCACTGTGTACAAAGGGACTTTGTCCAGTGGTGTTGAAATAGCTGTGGCCTCTGTTGCAGTGACAGAAtcaaaagattggtcaaagacTTTAGAAGCCCAATTTAGGAAGAAG ATAGATACATTATCAAAAGTGAACCACAAGAATTTTGTAAATCTTCTTGGACATTGTGAAGAAGACGAGCCTTTCACCAGAATGGTGGTTTTTGAATACGCCCCAAATGGAACTCTCTTTGAGCATTTACACA TAAAAGAAGCTGAGCACTTGGATTGGGAAACAAGACTTAGAGTTGCCATGGGCATGGCTTACTGCCTACAACATGTGCACCAGTTGGAGCCTCCTTTGGTTCTTGGCAACCTGAATTCTTCAGCTGTTCAACTCACTGATGATTGTGCTGCCAAAGTCTCTGATTTTAGTTTCTTAACTGAAATAGCTTCAGCTGTGATAAAATCTTCTGCTAGACAGCACCCTGACATGACCCCAGCAAGTAACATTTACAGTTTTGGTGTTATATTATTTGAAATGGTGACAGGCAGGCTTCCTTATTCTGTGGACAATGATGGCTCACTTGATGACTGGGCTTCACAATATTTACATGGGGATCAGCCCCTCAAAGAAATGGTGGATCCAACTCTAGCGTCCTTCCAAGAAGAACAGCTGCAACAAGTTGATACTTTAATCAAATCTTGTGTCCATCCTGATCAAAAGCAAAGACCAACTGTGAAAGAGGTTTGTGCGAGATTAAGAGAGATAACAAAAATAACACCCGAAGCTGCTGTTCCAAAACTTTCTCCACTTTGGTGGGCAGAGCTTGAGATTGCTTCAGTAAATGGAAACTGA
- the LOC137815099 gene encoding uncharacterized protein At3g28850-like produces MWLPWRVRTTASRPNRSRACSVSCTSFKDVQILLDSEPEPSSPKSPSLFRRLSVSPSLLRSLSSPRAAAPSSFAEPPYSDCSSIVLYYTSLRVVRRTYDDCRAVRSILHGFAVALDERDVSVDDRFREELQRILGSRRAPLPSVFIAGTYIGGAEDVRRLYDRGELHELIERLPLSRSIACDLCGGLRFVVCDKCDGSHKVFAEKSGAFRICSSCNSNGLIRCPSCFVVQPRRSK; encoded by the coding sequence ATGTGGCTACCATGGCGTGTGCGAACCACAGCTTCGCGTCCCAACCGATCCCGAGCCTGCTCCGTCTCCTGCACTTCCTTCAAAGACGTCCAAATCCTCCTCGATTCCGAACCCGAACCTAGCTCCCCCAAATCTCCCTCCCTTTTCCGCCGCCTCTCCGTCTCCCCCTCCCTCCTCCGTTCCCTCAGCAGCCCCCGCGCCGCCGCCCCTTCCTCCTTCGCGGAGCCGCCATACTCCGACTGCTCCTCCATCGTCCTCTACTACACCAGCCTCCGCGTCGTCCGCCGCACCTACGACGACTGCCGCGCCGTCCGGTCCATCCTCCACGGCTTCGCCGTCGCCCTCGACGAGCGCGACGTCAGCGTCGACGACCGCTTTCGCGAGGAGCTGCAGCGGATTCTCGGCAGCCGCAGAGCCCCGCTTCCCAGCGTCTTCATCGCCGGAACCTACATCGGCGGCGCCGAGGACGTTCGGCGACTCTACGACCGCGGCGAGCTGCACGAGCTGATCGAACGGCTGCCGTTGTCGCGGAGCATCGCGTGCGATCTCTGCGGAGGACTGAGATTCGTTGTGTGCGACAAATGTGATGGAAGCCATAAAGTGTTCGCTGAAAAGAGCGGCGCCTTCAGGATCTGTTCCTCCTGCAACTCCAACGGTTTGATCAGGTGCCCTTCCTGCTTCGTTGTGCAGCCGCGGCGCAGCAAATAA
- the LOC137816260 gene encoding probable methyltransferase PMT23 produces the protein MAIWVERLFRERKCPFIFTLLLFLICVTILTFTRNATSTLDPIGFYPDVKPQPLAHFSSPPPKPQRLPLKGEPFLDDASIDWKLCKGPLAVDYIPCLDNFKAIKSLRSRRHMEHRERHCPHSPPHCLLPLPRAYKVPLLWPKSRDMIWYDNVPHPKLVEYKKEQNWVVKSGDYLVFPGGGTQFKEGVNHYTEFIQKTLPAIQWGKNIRVVLDVGCGVASFGGYLLDKNVITMSFAPKDEHEAQIQFALERGIPATLSVIGTQKLTFPDNGFDLIHCARCRVHWDADGGKPLFELNRVLRPGGFFAWSATPVYRDDERDRKVWNAMVTVTKAMCWTVVAKTLDSSGIGLVIYQKPTSSSCYHERKENKPPLCEDSDKKSISSWYARLSGCLIPLPVDGEGNLQSWPMSWPQRLTGIPPSLSSESEATEKFLNDTKHWSELVSEVYRDGLSINWSSVRNVMDMNAGYGGFGTTLIDLPVWVMNVVPIDMPDTLTTIFDRGLIGIYHDWCESLSTYPRTYDLLHASFLFKHLQQRCDIVDVVVEIDRILRPDGYLVVQDTMEIMNKLGPVLHSLHWSVTLYQNQFLVGKKTLWRPKP, from the exons ATGGCAATTTGGGTTGAAAGGCTGTTCCGAGAGAGAAAATGCCCCTTCATTTTCACCCTCTTGCTCTTTCTCATCTGTGTCACCATCCTCACATTCACCAGAAACGCAACCTCCACCTTGGATCCCATTGGCTTCTACCCTGATGTCAAACCGCAACCTCTCGCACATTTTTCTTCCCCGCCTCCCAAACCCCAAAGACTGCCACTCAAGGGAGAGCCTTTCTTGGATGATGCAAGCATTGATTGGAAGCTTTGTAAGGGTCCCTTGGCTGTGGATTATATACCCTGTTTGGACAACTTTAAGGCCATTAAGTCTCTCAGGTCAAGGAGGCACATGGAACACAGGGAAAGACACTGTCCTCATTCTCCTCCCCACTGTCTACTGCCCCTTCCCAGAGCCTACAAAGTCCCCCTTCTGTGGCCTAAGAGCAGGGACATG ATTTGGTATGATAATGTTCCTCATCCGAAGCTGGTTGAATACAAGAAGGAGCAAAACTGGGTGGTGAAGTCCGGAGATTATCTCGTCTTTCCCGGAGGTGGTACTCAATTCAAAGAAGGAGTTAACCATTATACTGAATTCATACAGAAG ACACTACCGGCAATCCAATGGGGAAAGAATATTAGGGTTGTTCTTGATGTTGGTTGCGGAGTTGCCAGCTTTGGTGGATATCTTCTGGACAAAAATGTTATTACTATGTCATTTGCACCAAAGGATGAGCATGAAGCTCAGATACAGTTTGCTTTGGAACGAGGAATTCCTGCAACTCTTTCTGTCATCGGAACTCAAAAGTTGACATTTCCTGACAATGGATTTGATTTGATCCATTGTGCAAGATGCAGGGTGCATTGGGATGCAGATG GTGGGAAACCTTTGTTTGAGCTGAACAGGGTTCTTAGACCTGGTGGTTTCTTTGCATGGTCTGCCACACCAGTTTATCGAGATGATGAAAGAGATCGCAAAGTATGGAATG CCATGGTGACCGTGACAAAAGCAATGTGCTGGACTGTTGTGGCTAAGACTCTCGATTCATCTGGCATTGGGCTTGTTATATACCAGAAGCCTACCTCATCTTCCTGTTATCACGAACGCAAAGAGAATAAACCTCCTTTATGTGAAGATAGCGATAAGAAAAGTATCTCATCCTG GTATGCGAGACTGAGTGGTTGCCTGATTCCTCTACCAGTTGATGGAGAGGGTAACCTTCAGAGCTGGCCAATGTCTTGGCCCCAAAGGCTTACTGGTATACCTCCAAGCTTATCGAGTGAATCAGAGGCCACTGAGAAGTTCTTGAACGACACCAAGCACTGGTCTGAGTTAGTTTCAGAAGTTTATAGAGATGGACTTTCTATAAACTGGTCAAGTGTTCGAAATGTAATGGACATGAATGCTGGTTATGGAGG ATTTGGCACGACACTAATTGATCTACCAGTGTGGGTGATGAATGTAGTACCCATTGACATGCCAGATACTCTTACTACCATATTTGACCGAGGGCTAATAGGAATATATCATGACTGGTGCGAGTCCCTAAGCACATACCCTCGCACCTACGATCTTCTTCATGCAAGCTTTCTTTTCAAACATCTTCAGCAAAG ATGTGACATTGTGGATGTGGTTGTGGAGATAGATCGCATACTGAGACCAGATGGGTATCTAGTGGTTCAGGATACTATGGAGATCATGAACAAGCTTGGTCCGGTTCTGCATTCACTTCATTGGTCTGTAACATTGTATCAAAATCAGTTTCTTGTTGGTAAGAAGACTTTATGGCGTCCAAAGCCTTAG
- the LOC137815100 gene encoding eukaryotic translation initiation factor 2 subunit alpha homolog isoform X1, whose protein sequence is MGPNLECRMYEAKYPEVDMAVMIQVKNIADMGAYVSLLEYNNIEGMILFSELSRRRIRSVSSLIKVGRIEPVMVLRVDKEKGYIDLSKRRVSEEDIQACEERYNKSKLVHSIMRHVAETLSIDLEDLYIHIAWPLYRKYGHAFEAFKIIVTDPDSVLNTLTREVKEVGPDGQEVTKVVPAVSEEVKDSLVKNIKRRMTPQPLKIRADIEMKCFQFDGVLHIKEAMRRAEASGNDDCPVKIKLVAPPLYVLTTQTLDKEQGILVLNNAITSCTQAIEQHKGKLVVKEAARAVSERDDKLLAEHMAKLRQDNEEISGDEDSEEEEDTGMGEVDVDNGSGITE, encoded by the exons ATGGGTCCGAACCTGGAATGTCGAATGTACGAGGCGAAGTACCCGGAAGTGGACATGGCGGTGATGATTCAGGTGAAGAACATCGCCGACATGGGTGCTTACGTGTCGCTTTTGGAGTACAACAACATCGAGGGCATGATCTTGTTCTCAGAGCTCTCCCGCCGCCGGATTCGGAGCGTCAGCAGCCTCATCAAGGTGGGGCGCATCGAGCCCGTCATGGTCCTTCGTGTTGACAAGGAAAAGGGATACATCGATCTCAGCAAGCGCAGGGTCTCCGAAGAAGACATTCAGGCCTGCGAGGAGAGGTACAACAAGAGCAAGCTCGTCCATTCCATCATGCGCCACGTCGCCGAAACCCTAAGCATCGATTTGGAGGATCTCTATATTCACATTGCATGGCCTTTGTATCGCAAGTATGGTCATGCTTTCGAG GCTTTCAAAATAATTGTGACTGATCCTGATTCTGTTTTGAATACTCTCACCCGTGAGGTCAAGGAAGTTGGCCCTGATGGGCAGGAG GTGACTAAGGTAGTGCCAGCTGTTTCTGAGGAAGTTAAGGATTCTCTTGTGAAGAATATTAAAAGGCGGATGACCCCCCAGCCCTTGAAAATTAGGGCAGATATTGAAATGAAATGTTTTCAATTTGATGGTGTTCTTCACATTAAG GAGGCAATGCGTAGAGCTGAAGCTTCTGGAAACGACGACTGCCCTGTCAAGATTAAACTTGTTGCTCCCCCACTTTATGTTCTTACCACTCAGACACTGGACAAG GAGCAAGGAATACTGGTTCTAAACAATGCCATTACTTCTTGCACTCAAGCAATAGAGCAACACAAGGGTAAACTTGTGGTTAAGGAAGCAGCTAGAGCA GTGAGTGAACGCGATGATAAATTGCTTGCTGAGCACATGGCCAAGTTACGCCAAGATAATGAGGAGATCAGTGGCGATGAAGACAgtgaggaggaagaagataCAGGTATGGGCGAGGTTGATGTGGATAACGGTTCTGGGATAACAGAGTGA
- the LOC137815100 gene encoding eukaryotic translation initiation factor 2 subunit alpha homolog isoform X2 translates to MAFVSQAFKIIVTDPDSVLNTLTREVKEVGPDGQEVTKVVPAVSEEVKDSLVKNIKRRMTPQPLKIRADIEMKCFQFDGVLHIKEAMRRAEASGNDDCPVKIKLVAPPLYVLTTQTLDKEQGILVLNNAITSCTQAIEQHKGKLVVKEAARAVSERDDKLLAEHMAKLRQDNEEISGDEDSEEEEDTGMGEVDVDNGSGITE, encoded by the exons ATGGCCTTTGTATCGCAA GCTTTCAAAATAATTGTGACTGATCCTGATTCTGTTTTGAATACTCTCACCCGTGAGGTCAAGGAAGTTGGCCCTGATGGGCAGGAG GTGACTAAGGTAGTGCCAGCTGTTTCTGAGGAAGTTAAGGATTCTCTTGTGAAGAATATTAAAAGGCGGATGACCCCCCAGCCCTTGAAAATTAGGGCAGATATTGAAATGAAATGTTTTCAATTTGATGGTGTTCTTCACATTAAG GAGGCAATGCGTAGAGCTGAAGCTTCTGGAAACGACGACTGCCCTGTCAAGATTAAACTTGTTGCTCCCCCACTTTATGTTCTTACCACTCAGACACTGGACAAG GAGCAAGGAATACTGGTTCTAAACAATGCCATTACTTCTTGCACTCAAGCAATAGAGCAACACAAGGGTAAACTTGTGGTTAAGGAAGCAGCTAGAGCA GTGAGTGAACGCGATGATAAATTGCTTGCTGAGCACATGGCCAAGTTACGCCAAGATAATGAGGAGATCAGTGGCGATGAAGACAgtgaggaggaagaagataCAGGTATGGGCGAGGTTGATGTGGATAACGGTTCTGGGATAACAGAGTGA